A window of Phycodurus eques isolate BA_2022a chromosome 5, UOR_Pequ_1.1, whole genome shotgun sequence contains these coding sequences:
- the LOC133402652 gene encoding phosphatidylinositol N-acetylglucosaminyltransferase subunit Y-like, with protein sequence MFSLSVMVGLIPVMSIFGLFYSAAMDPNFPQGCTSSNNLCFYSLLLPVTIPVYVFFRLWSWMGIKLFRHN encoded by the coding sequence ATGTTCTCCTTGTCTGTGATGGTGGGACTCATCCCCGTCATGTCTATCTTTGGTTTGTTCTACTCTGCCGCAATGGATCCTAACTTTCCTCAGGGCTGCACCAGCAGCAACAATCTGTGTTTCTACAGTCTGCTGCTACCTGTCACTATACCCGTCTATGTCTTCTTCCGCTTGTGGAGCTGGATGGGAATCAAGCTGTTTAGGCACAATTAA
- the LOC133402651 gene encoding protein preY, mitochondrial-like: MLRNVWGRFLTESVFGQRNVGYTPSIIQTAVSALTSVRKYSDVKDETQQAFDTSLLEFLVCPLSKKPLRFEATTNELINDELGIAYPIRDGIPNMIPQEARLVQEDSNPPAQG; the protein is encoded by the exons ATGTTGCGGAATGTTTGGGGTCGATTTTTGACAGAGTCGGTTTTTGGTCAACGTAACGTGGGATACACCCCTTCAATTATTCAGACAGCTGTGTCTGCTTTGACGTCAGTGAGGAAGTACTCGGATGTGAAGGACGAAACGCAGCAGGCGTTTGACACGTCCTTGCTGGAGTTCTTGGTCTGTCCACTGTCCAAGAAGCCACTCAG gtttGAAGCCACGACCAACGAGCTGATCAACGACGAGCTTGGCATCGCATACCCCATCAGAGACGGAATCCCCAACATGATCCCCCAGGAAGCCAGACTCGTACAGGAAGACTCAAACCCACCGGCACAAGGATAG